The following proteins are co-located in the Novosphingobium sp. CECT 9465 genome:
- a CDS encoding cation transporter, which yields MIPGNDNNGGQERRTLWIVLLLNAAIAAGFFVSGFFADSSALIANGVDNLSDTAVYALSLVALTRGQTWKTRAAVASGVMLLIFAGGILIDVGRRYVQGSEPIGPTMMVMSAIAGVVNYLCLRLLQRLKDPDVNLRAATTFSFNDFISNGGILIAGVLVLWLGTNWPDLLVGFATAIIAIKGGVEILRDARAETKKSERRSS from the coding sequence ATGATCCCGGGCAACGACAACAATGGCGGGCAGGAGCGCCGCACACTGTGGATCGTCCTGCTGCTGAACGCGGCGATCGCTGCGGGCTTCTTCGTTTCCGGCTTCTTCGCGGACTCGAGCGCGCTGATCGCCAACGGCGTCGACAACCTGTCCGATACGGCTGTGTATGCGCTGAGCCTTGTGGCGCTCACCCGGGGCCAGACATGGAAGACACGCGCCGCGGTCGCTTCGGGCGTCATGCTGCTGATCTTCGCGGGCGGCATCTTGATCGATGTCGGACGGCGCTACGTGCAGGGCAGCGAGCCCATCGGACCTACCATGATGGTCATGTCCGCGATCGCCGGCGTCGTGAATTACCTCTGCCTGCGGCTGCTCCAGCGCCTCAAGGATCCGGACGTCAATCTCCGGGCCGCAACCACCTTCAGCTTCAACGACTTCATTTCCAACGGCGGCATCCTGATCGCCGGCGTGCTGGTGCTGTGGTTGGGTACCAATTGGCCGGACCTGCTGGTCGGCTTCGCCACCGCCATCATCGCCATCAAGGGCGGTGTCGAAATCCTGCGCGACGCGCGCGCCGAAACCAAGAAAAGCGAAAGGAGGTCGTCATGA
- a CDS encoding heavy metal translocating P-type ATPase, with product MNDKLELDIPVLLPDLPDAADACLDRLVSTLSKREGVERAHVICLDGNTPAALCIHFDAAKLPLPRLREMVRAAGAEITERYGHAIWQVTGINHERRARTVSDALCALPGVVQASASTSGSVRVEYDRRETTEEEVRAALRKLKVRVGKRVAADEHAGHDHGPGGHGAGEEKHGPGDGHDHSHAEFLGPNTELIFALACGALLGIGYAIERLVAGAPEWLPTACYIAAYFFGGFFTLREAIDNLRMKKFEIDTLMLVAAAGAAALGAWAEGALLLFLFSLGHALEHYAMGRAKKAIEALAKLAPETATVRRGGQTSEIPVEQMVVGDIAIVRPNERLPADGFVIKGTSAINQAPVTGESIPVDKVPVADAAAARAKPDAVDAESRVFAGTINGGGAIEIEVTRRSNESALAKVVKMVSEAETQKSPTQRFTDRFERIFVPAVLVLSVLLLFAWVVVDEPFRDSFYRAMAVLVAASPCALAIATPSAVLSGVARAARGGVLVKGGAPLENLGSLKAIAFDKTGTLTEGRPRITDVVPVDGADEGELLALAVAVEALSDHPLAQAIVKDGRERLNDRAVPTAGDLKSLTGRGVTASVDGETVWIGKAEMFGSEGIPALGQGAQDAIAKLRENGRTTMVVRKGDRDLGAIGLMDTPREAAKTALRRLHEMGVSRMIMISGDHQKVAEAIADEVGIDEAWGDLMPEDKVAAIKKLAGEDKVAMVGDGVNDAPAMASATVGIAMGAAGSDVALETADVALMADDLAHLPFAVGLSRHTRGIIRQNVFVSLGVVAFLVPATILGLGIGPAVAVHEGSTLLVVINALRLLAYRDPAGKAA from the coding sequence ATGAACGACAAGCTCGAACTCGACATTCCAGTGTTGTTGCCGGACCTTCCTGACGCGGCCGATGCCTGCCTGGACCGTCTCGTATCAACCCTGTCAAAGCGCGAAGGTGTCGAGCGGGCGCATGTGATCTGTCTCGACGGCAACACGCCAGCGGCGCTGTGCATCCATTTCGATGCCGCCAAGCTGCCGCTGCCACGGTTGCGCGAAATGGTGCGCGCCGCAGGTGCCGAAATCACCGAGCGCTACGGCCATGCGATCTGGCAGGTGACGGGGATCAACCACGAACGTCGGGCGCGCACGGTCAGCGATGCGCTGTGCGCCTTGCCCGGCGTGGTCCAGGCAAGCGCCAGCACCAGCGGGTCTGTCCGGGTCGAATATGATCGCCGCGAAACCACCGAAGAGGAGGTGCGCGCTGCGCTTCGCAAGCTGAAGGTGAGGGTGGGCAAGCGGGTCGCTGCCGATGAACATGCCGGCCACGACCACGGCCCCGGGGGCCACGGCGCGGGCGAAGAGAAGCACGGCCCCGGCGATGGCCACGACCATAGCCACGCCGAATTTCTCGGCCCCAATACCGAGCTGATCTTCGCGCTCGCCTGTGGCGCGCTGCTGGGGATCGGCTACGCGATCGAGAGGCTGGTCGCTGGCGCGCCCGAATGGCTGCCGACCGCCTGCTATATCGCAGCCTATTTCTTCGGCGGATTCTTCACGCTGCGCGAGGCGATCGACAACCTCCGGATGAAGAAGTTCGAGATCGACACGCTGATGTTGGTCGCTGCGGCCGGCGCCGCTGCGCTGGGCGCATGGGCCGAAGGTGCGCTGCTGCTGTTCCTGTTCAGCCTCGGCCATGCGCTTGAGCATTATGCAATGGGCCGCGCCAAGAAGGCGATCGAGGCGCTGGCGAAGCTCGCGCCCGAAACCGCGACCGTGCGACGCGGCGGGCAGACCAGCGAAATCCCGGTCGAGCAGATGGTCGTCGGGGACATTGCCATCGTCCGCCCGAACGAGCGCCTGCCTGCCGACGGCTTCGTCATCAAGGGCACCAGCGCGATCAACCAGGCCCCGGTCACGGGTGAAAGCATCCCGGTCGACAAGGTGCCGGTCGCAGATGCCGCAGCGGCACGCGCCAAGCCCGATGCAGTCGACGCGGAAAGCCGGGTTTTTGCTGGTACGATCAACGGCGGCGGCGCGATCGAGATCGAGGTGACACGCCGTTCCAATGAAAGCGCGCTTGCCAAGGTCGTGAAGATGGTGAGCGAAGCGGAGACGCAGAAGTCGCCGACGCAGCGCTTCACCGACCGGTTCGAACGGATCTTCGTGCCCGCCGTCCTGGTCCTGTCAGTGCTCCTGCTGTTCGCATGGGTGGTCGTCGACGAGCCGTTCCGCGACAGCTTCTATCGCGCGATGGCGGTGCTGGTGGCGGCAAGCCCGTGCGCGCTCGCGATCGCAACGCCGAGCGCGGTCCTGTCGGGCGTTGCCCGTGCAGCGCGGGGCGGCGTGCTCGTGAAGGGCGGTGCACCGCTCGAAAACCTCGGGTCGCTCAAAGCGATCGCTTTCGACAAGACGGGCACGCTGACCGAAGGTCGTCCGCGCATCACTGATGTCGTGCCCGTCGATGGCGCCGATGAAGGCGAGTTGCTGGCGCTGGCTGTCGCCGTCGAAGCGTTGAGCGACCATCCCCTGGCCCAAGCGATCGTCAAGGACGGCCGCGAACGTCTGAACGATCGTGCCGTGCCGACTGCCGGCGACCTCAAGAGCCTGACCGGTCGGGGCGTCACCGCGAGCGTGGATGGCGAGACGGTGTGGATCGGCAAGGCCGAGATGTTCGGAAGTGAGGGCATTCCGGCGCTGGGGCAGGGCGCGCAGGACGCAATCGCGAAGCTGCGCGAGAACGGCCGCACGACAATGGTGGTCCGCAAGGGGGACCGCGACCTGGGCGCGATCGGCCTGATGGACACGCCTCGCGAAGCTGCCAAGACCGCGTTGCGTCGGCTGCACGAGATGGGCGTGTCGCGGATGATAATGATCTCCGGCGATCACCAGAAAGTCGCCGAAGCGATCGCCGACGAAGTCGGGATCGACGAAGCGTGGGGCGACCTCATGCCCGAAGACAAGGTTGCCGCGATCAAGAAGCTCGCCGGCGAAGACAAGGTCGCGATGGTGGGCGACGGCGTGAACGATGCGCCGGCGATGGCAAGCGCCACGGTCGGCATCGCGATGGGCGCGGCGGGGTCGGACGTTGCGCTGGAGACAGCCGACGTGGCGCTGATGGCCGACGATCTGGCGCACCTGCCATTCGCAGTCGGTCTTAGCCGCCATACCCGTGGAATCATCCGGCAGAACGTCTTCGTCAGCCTGGGTGTCGTCGCCTTCCTGGTGCCTGCTACCATCCTCGGCCTCGGCATTGGGCCAGCGGTGGCGGTTCATGAGGGATCGACGCTGCTCGTCGTCATCAATGCGCTCAGGCTGCTCGCCTACCGCGATCCGGCAGGGAAGGCGGCATGA
- a CDS encoding HAD-IIB family hydrolase, which translates to MKWLIAFDLDGTLAESKRPLSEDMAAILARLLAITDVAVISGGDWPQFEKQIASRLPAGVALDRLWLMPTTGTKLYRFINGAWRAVYAELFDDAEKAKIRTAFDQALTDAGLADERIWGERIEDRGSQITFSGLGQAAPLKEKEAWDPDRKKRTALQATLRAKLPELSINLGGTTSIDVTRAGIDKGYGLKRLSAESGVPLDGMLFIGDAIFPGGNDYPAAEIGLDTVRVRDVAETTAVVTAIIACLHR; encoded by the coding sequence ATGAAGTGGCTGATCGCCTTCGACCTCGACGGCACGCTTGCCGAGAGCAAGCGGCCGTTATCGGAGGATATGGCCGCAATCCTCGCCCGATTGCTCGCCATCACGGATGTGGCGGTGATCTCGGGCGGGGACTGGCCGCAGTTCGAAAAGCAGATCGCCTCGCGCCTTCCTGCCGGCGTCGCGCTCGACCGTCTCTGGTTGATGCCGACCACAGGCACGAAACTCTATCGGTTCATCAATGGCGCTTGGCGCGCGGTCTATGCCGAACTGTTCGACGACGCGGAGAAGGCGAAGATCCGCACGGCCTTCGATCAGGCGCTGACCGATGCCGGTCTCGCCGACGAACGTATCTGGGGCGAACGGATCGAGGACCGGGGCAGCCAGATCACCTTTTCGGGCCTGGGGCAGGCAGCGCCGCTGAAGGAAAAGGAAGCGTGGGATCCTGACCGAAAGAAGAGGACCGCGTTGCAGGCCACGTTGCGCGCGAAGCTGCCGGAGCTCTCGATCAATCTCGGTGGCACGACATCGATCGACGTGACCAGAGCAGGGATCGACAAGGGCTATGGCCTGAAGCGCCTGAGTGCCGAGAGCGGTGTCCCGCTCGACGGGATGCTGTTCATTGGGGATGCGATATTCCCCGGTGGGAATGACTATCCCGCTGCTGAAATCGGCCTCGACACAGTGAGGGTGCGCGACGTCGCGGAAACCACCGCCGTCGTGACCGCCATCATCGCGTGTCTGCACCGATAG